In Bacteroidota bacterium, one genomic interval encodes:
- a CDS encoding helix-turn-helix domain-containing protein has translation MIIIFDLTTFLLEKRITATELAEKMGVTPQLISSIKHRGRINMKTLRKLESLFGDCTSYISQKQPKQKEVFQSTGNDL, from the coding sequence ATGATAATCATCTTTGACCTCACAACATTTCTTTTAGAAAAAAGAATCACAGCGACGGAACTTGCCGAGAAAATGGGAGTCACGCCACAGTTAATTTCCTCGATAAAACATCGAGGTAGAATCAATATGAAAACTTTGCGAAAATTAGAATCGCTATTCGGCGACTGCACTTCCTATATAAGTCAAAAGCAACCTAAACAAAAAGAAGTATTTCAGTCAACTGGAAACGACCTGTAA
- a CDS encoding DUF1874 domain-containing protein: MRVIILNTMLFNQEGQYEVKSLSKHDMIERIKEAAQNQTLRSYIGYPDVCKYVEKHSGVKIRINKKAVSYQEGDQILVLKKKYIEGRFFRLGENLQENDYEFMEVSFKAKQKQMA; encoded by the coding sequence ATGAGAGTAATAATCCTTAACACCATGCTTTTTAATCAGGAAGGCCAGTACGAAGTAAAATCGTTATCCAAACACGATATGATCGAACGGATAAAGGAAGCAGCACAGAATCAAACCTTAAGGAGTTATATCGGTTATCCCGATGTCTGCAAGTATGTCGAAAAACACTCCGGGGTTAAAATTCGAATTAATAAAAAGGCTGTCAGTTATCAGGAAGGAGATCAAATTCTGGTATTGAAGAAGAAATATATCGAAGGGCGATTCTTTAGATTGGGGGAAAATCTTCAGGAAAACGATTACGAATTTATGGAAGTAAGTTTTAAGGCTAAACAAAAGCAGATGGCATGA
- a CDS encoding site-specific integrase encodes MGKSKYPKGVYSKAGYLYVSVWNPLTQTSAQKATKLKDVQKNYKAAREFKEELQQTLNKKCFLDTLCSDNSKPVNFSSAVEDYISARDLSASSITSIKFWSKVWQEVSGDKIISDFTDRDYHAFLVYLKKKDYSIYTKGMATRTLYAIFNYFVKQEQIKKNVIVKIKPPAKAPQAIPQLDLVDFLYLLEQIDIDYYYIVNFMYLTGFRIGETIRLEWKDVDLKKMVIRVRNEKGKRFEEFPIHNDLFDLLGEIPNKDLRIFPKFSRIDSLKNYYKYQRDLWGEKRYTIHQLRKTFITKLTRFDLGVYKVQALARHKDIRTTQAYYIDVEMEKLREDINDRIKF; translated from the coding sequence GTGGGAAAAAGTAAATACCCTAAAGGGGTATATTCGAAAGCTGGCTATCTTTATGTGAGTGTCTGGAATCCATTGACTCAAACTTCGGCACAAAAAGCAACAAAATTAAAGGATGTTCAGAAAAACTACAAAGCCGCCCGGGAGTTTAAAGAAGAGCTTCAGCAAACATTGAATAAAAAATGTTTCCTTGACACCCTCTGTTCTGACAATTCAAAACCGGTCAATTTTTCTAGTGCTGTTGAAGACTATATTTCAGCAAGAGATCTTTCAGCAAGCTCTATTACATCGATTAAATTCTGGAGTAAAGTTTGGCAGGAAGTCTCTGGGGATAAAATTATTTCTGATTTTACTGATCGAGATTACCATGCCTTTCTAGTTTATCTCAAGAAGAAAGATTATAGTATCTATACCAAAGGGATGGCAACTCGAACTCTGTATGCGATATTCAACTATTTCGTCAAACAGGAGCAGATAAAAAAGAATGTGATAGTAAAGATCAAACCTCCGGCGAAAGCGCCTCAAGCCATCCCCCAGCTCGATCTGGTAGACTTTCTTTACTTATTGGAGCAAATTGATATTGATTATTACTACATCGTCAACTTTATGTACTTAACCGGTTTTAGAATCGGGGAAACCATCCGACTTGAATGGAAAGATGTTGACCTCAAAAAAATGGTGATCAGGGTTAGGAATGAAAAGGGAAAACGATTTGAAGAATTCCCTATTCATAATGATTTGTTCGATCTTCTGGGTGAGATACCAAATAAAGATTTAAGGATCTTTCCAAAATTCTCAAGAATTGATAGTCTCAAAAACTATTACAAGTACCAAAGGGATCTATGGGGAGAAAAACGGTATACCATACACCAGCTGCGCAAGACCTTCATTACTAAGTTAACTCGCTTTGATTTGGGGGTCTATAAAGTTCAAGCGTTGGCCAGACATAAGGATATCAGAACAACTCAAGCTTATTACATCGATGTTGAAATGGAAAAATTGAGAGAAGATATCAATGATAGAATTAAATTTTAA
- a CDS encoding class I SAM-dependent methyltransferase, giving the protein MGSDSYSNISTIYNDLVRHVNYAGWADYLNELIAKYNIKTDFVLELASGTGRMLPAMELSSKMTVLSDISYKMIDQAPADTVKMCIDMTEIPFKQKFDLVISCFDSVNHLPTRGALIKFFDEVKRVLVLGGYLLFDIVTEQNSYAYVGSYSKKRKQGNLIYQQASNYDPVRKIHKNSFIITLPDNTKIEEDNYEYIYPTEMIDELLKECKFAIMKKFEAFTLKGVSQKTFRIQYVVRRMDDTGI; this is encoded by the coding sequence ATGGGAAGTGATTCCTATTCGAACATTTCCACGATTTACAACGATCTCGTAAGGCATGTGAATTATGCCGGTTGGGCTGATTATCTTAACGAGTTGATCGCAAAGTATAATATAAAAACTGATTTTGTACTTGAGCTGGCTTCGGGAACAGGCAGGATGCTGCCGGCTATGGAGCTTTCATCTAAAATGACAGTATTGAGCGATATATCTTATAAAATGATCGATCAGGCACCAGCGGATACGGTTAAAATGTGTATAGATATGACTGAAATACCATTCAAACAAAAATTTGATCTGGTGATTTCATGTTTCGACAGCGTTAACCACCTTCCAACGCGGGGGGCTCTAATAAAATTCTTTGACGAAGTTAAAAGGGTTTTGGTCTTAGGGGGTTATTTGTTGTTCGACATAGTTACCGAACAAAATTCTTATGCTTATGTAGGTTCTTACAGCAAAAAGAGGAAACAGGGGAATCTTATCTATCAGCAGGCTTCAAATTACGATCCTGTAAGAAAGATTCACAAAAATTCCTTTATCATTACTCTTCCGGACAACACAAAAATTGAAGAAGATAACTACGAGTACATATATCCGACTGAGATGATAGATGAATTACTTAAGGAGTGCAAATTTGCAATTATGAAGAAATTTGAAGCATTTACACTAAAGGGAGTGAGTCAGAAGACATTTCGAATTCAATATGTGGTTAGGAGAATGGATGATACTGGAATTTAA
- a CDS encoding ATP-binding cassette domain-containing protein, which yields MILEFKGVEFAYGNHKILDDCDFSLAHGAFAYLVGKSGCGKSTLMQLCYFNILPQKGSIDIAGFSSLKADQKNIPKLRQKLGIVFQDFKLLSDRTVFGNLSYILEINNYPQKKIRGRVESVLSDLGILHLKNAFPKSLSGGEQQRTAIGRAIVNEPLLVIADEPTGNLDPETSGEIIKIFQDINRKGTAILLATHNYDIIDTSGAIYKLDSGKITRVKIKN from the coding sequence ATGATACTGGAATTTAAAGGTGTGGAATTTGCCTACGGGAATCATAAAATCCTGGATGACTGCGATTTTTCTCTCGCCCATGGTGCTTTTGCCTATCTGGTCGGAAAAAGCGGCTGCGGGAAATCGACCCTGATGCAACTCTGTTATTTTAATATTCTGCCTCAAAAGGGGAGTATAGATATTGCCGGATTCTCTTCATTAAAAGCTGACCAGAAAAACATCCCTAAACTGAGACAGAAGCTGGGAATTGTCTTTCAGGATTTCAAACTGCTCTCTGACAGAACGGTCTTTGGAAATCTTTCCTATATTCTTGAGATAAACAATTATCCTCAAAAAAAGATTCGGGGTCGAGTCGAATCAGTCCTAAGTGATTTGGGGATACTGCACTTGAAAAATGCTTTTCCCAAAAGTCTTTCGGGCGGGGAACAGCAAAGGACCGCGATAGGAAGAGCAATAGTTAACGAACCGTTGTTAGTTATTGCGGATGAACCGACCGGGAATCTTGATCCTGAGACCTCCGGCGAAATAATAAAAATATTTCAGGATATCAACAGAAAAGGTACAGCCATTCTGCTGGCTACACACAATTATGATATCATCGATACTTCAGGAGCAATCTACAAACTCGATTCGGGTAAAATTACCAGAGTAAAAATAAAAAATTAG
- a CDS encoding PD-(D/E)XK nuclease family protein, whose product MEKLIIRPSSIGTFLDCSAKFRFQSIDRIAVPKALALAFGSAIHRPLEVNFKQKVNTRQDLPTEQMIDEFSAAFEVETQEVEPTAFFETDKGETKDLGVRMISVYHNTMSPRIQPLHTELRFEGKLNDGGETDLEVTLSGQIDLIDSSHTLIDHKTTSRTPSSISEGYVLQQTSYKLLAETHGIEIVDNRIDYLIKKKQPEIKSFRVEPQKPFLFNILAVLIQSVKNETYVPNRTSMLCSRKWCSFWMVCEQKYGGRVKD is encoded by the coding sequence ATGGAAAAGCTCATAATACGACCAAGTTCGATAGGCACCTTTCTGGATTGTAGCGCTAAATTCCGTTTTCAATCAATTGATAGGATCGCGGTACCAAAAGCCCTTGCACTGGCTTTTGGGTCTGCTATTCACAGACCTCTTGAAGTGAATTTCAAACAGAAAGTAAATACCCGTCAGGATCTTCCCACCGAACAAATGATAGATGAATTCTCTGCTGCATTTGAGGTAGAGACACAAGAAGTTGAGCCCACTGCATTTTTTGAAACCGACAAAGGTGAAACAAAAGATTTGGGAGTAAGAATGATATCTGTTTATCACAATACCATGAGTCCGAGGATTCAACCACTTCATACAGAGTTACGCTTTGAAGGAAAGCTCAATGATGGAGGGGAAACAGATTTAGAAGTGACACTAAGCGGTCAAATAGATCTTATTGATTCTTCTCATACACTCATTGATCATAAGACAACAAGCAGAACCCCCAGTTCAATTAGTGAAGGCTATGTATTGCAACAGACAAGTTACAAGCTACTGGCTGAGACGCATGGAATTGAAATTGTTGATAACCGGATAGACTACCTGATAAAGAAGAAACAACCCGAAATAAAAAGTTTCCGCGTTGAACCTCAAAAGCCTTTCCTGTTCAATATTCTCGCTGTCTTAATCCAGTCCGTGAAAAATGAGACCTATGTACCAAACCGTACAAGCATGCTTTGTAGTCGGAAATGGTGCTCGTTTTGGATGGTATGTGAGCAGAAATACGGCGGAAGAGTAAAAGACTAA
- a CDS encoding adenylate kinase — MYLILFGAPGAGKGTQAKIISDKYGFEHISTGDILRESVRKGTPLGKKAHEIMSSGQLLPDDIMIGIIREKLSEPQLRDGFILDGFPRTVSQAEALDKLFGELNFGVGAVLVFQVDEEALVERLARRRACKNCNNIFSNNEIANLTECPKCGAQYSFFQRPDDDESVIRKRLKIFNDTTLPVVKYYDGLTDLHYINGLQPINVVSKLISDIVDELKERV, encoded by the coding sequence ATGTATTTAATTCTATTCGGTGCTCCTGGTGCGGGAAAAGGAACGCAAGCCAAAATAATCAGTGATAAATATGGCTTCGAACACATCTCGACCGGCGACATTTTAAGAGAATCTGTTAGAAAAGGAACACCTTTAGGAAAAAAGGCTCACGAAATTATGTCGAGTGGACAACTCCTCCCTGATGATATCATGATCGGTATCATAAGGGAAAAGTTATCTGAACCACAGCTTCGTGACGGTTTTATTCTTGACGGTTTTCCAAGAACAGTTTCACAAGCCGAAGCACTGGATAAGCTGTTCGGTGAGCTAAATTTCGGTGTCGGTGCTGTACTTGTTTTTCAGGTGGACGAGGAAGCCCTCGTTGAAAGACTGGCGAGAAGGCGAGCCTGCAAAAATTGTAATAATATTTTCAGCAATAATGAAATTGCCAATCTGACCGAGTGTCCGAAATGTGGCGCGCAGTACTCATTCTTTCAAAGACCCGATGATGATGAATCGGTTATCAGAAAACGACTTAAAATATTTAACGACACGACTTTACCTGTTGTTAAATATTACGATGGATTAACCGATCTTCACTATATCAACGGTCTGCAACCCATCAATGTCGTAAGTAAACTGATTTCAGATATTGTGGATGAGCTAAAAGAACGGGTTTAA
- a CDS encoding PBSX family phage terminase large subunit: MSREIEIINPFVPKFFPLLQNKKRNLVMMGGGGSGKSHFAAQKILIRALNEKPVDEKVHRFLIVRKVAKTLRNTVYETIKVKARELQIYNYFRFIDSLMEVRCGNGNKLILSGLDDVEKIKSIEGITGIWIEEATELTRGDFLQLNTRLRGKTPYYKQIITTFNPINPFHWLKDYFFDNITSDRQKRTTTVRSNHLDNPFLDDEYRQELQSYKDIDHNFYTVYTLGNWGSAKGIIYDPFPTDISYPKNFDEVIFGMDFGYNNPTALVQIGIKDQVCYLRELLYESKLTNSDIVARLETLKIPKYADIYGDPAEPDKIEDISRAGYNIKPAIKNVKEGINFVKRLKLISNNSNININKEVNTYKWKEDKDERLLEEPVKLYDHTMDAIRYALFTHLKDRVSERNLKSFDKSLNEQTIKIYCESYMELKYKYIQNQLPENEYLPIIQEELSLSRDDFQKIKSYAKEFYNY; this comes from the coding sequence ATGAGTCGGGAAATTGAAATTATAAATCCTTTTGTTCCAAAGTTTTTCCCTCTGCTTCAGAACAAAAAGAGAAATTTGGTAATGATGGGAGGAGGTGGTTCCGGGAAAAGCCATTTTGCAGCACAAAAAATTTTAATTAGAGCATTAAATGAAAAACCGGTAGATGAAAAAGTTCACAGGTTCTTGATTGTAAGGAAAGTTGCCAAAACTTTAAGAAATACAGTTTATGAAACCATAAAAGTTAAAGCGCGGGAATTACAAATTTACAATTACTTCCGATTCATTGACAGCTTAATGGAGGTCAGATGCGGAAATGGGAATAAGTTGATTCTTTCCGGATTAGATGATGTTGAAAAAATCAAATCAATTGAGGGTATTACAGGCATTTGGATTGAAGAAGCAACAGAATTAACCCGGGGTGACTTTTTACAGTTAAACACCCGCCTAAGGGGGAAGACACCCTACTACAAACAAATTATCACGACTTTCAACCCCATCAACCCCTTTCATTGGTTAAAAGATTATTTCTTTGACAACATAACTTCAGATCGACAGAAGAGGACAACTACAGTTCGTAGTAATCACCTTGACAATCCTTTCCTCGATGATGAGTATCGGCAAGAACTTCAATCCTACAAAGATATTGATCACAATTTCTATACGGTTTACACTCTTGGAAATTGGGGAAGTGCCAAAGGAATAATATACGATCCATTTCCAACAGACATTTCATATCCTAAAAATTTCGATGAGGTGATATTTGGAATGGATTTTGGCTATAACAACCCCACGGCGTTAGTACAGATTGGTATAAAAGACCAGGTCTGTTATCTTCGCGAATTACTGTATGAATCGAAGCTCACAAATTCTGATATAGTTGCAAGGCTTGAGACTCTTAAAATACCAAAATATGCTGACATATACGGAGACCCGGCGGAACCGGACAAGATAGAAGATATATCTCGGGCAGGTTATAATATTAAACCCGCAATCAAAAATGTTAAAGAGGGCATTAATTTTGTCAAAAGATTAAAATTGATATCGAATAATTCAAATATTAACATTAATAAAGAAGTAAACACTTATAAATGGAAAGAGGATAAAGATGAGAGACTCTTGGAAGAACCTGTAAAACTTTACGACCATACTATGGATGCTATAAGGTACGCTCTATTTACTCATCTGAAAGATCGAGTTAGTGAAAGGAACCTTAAAAGTTTCGATAAATCCCTGAATGAACAAACTATTAAAATTTACTGTGAGTCTTACATGGAACTAAAGTACAAATACATTCAAAATCAACTCCCCGAAAATGAATATCTGCCAATTATTCAAGAAGAACTCTCGTTATCAAGAGATGATTTTCAAAAGATAAAATCGTACGCAAAAGAATTTTACAACTATTAA
- a CDS encoding S24 family peptidase, producing the protein MNWKDFIVELENGLFGERFSDAELANKIGVDRVTIWQIRNGKKQYIQQNTKGKFEKAFSIRINDDDFENLQIIQRTDLPSNHELTSTKSRIEVRGNYLLGAVSAGRAQLLDYEDKAIEDIDYPIDTCFWYSIDKQNGDSMYPLLCENDKVLIDRNLSKRSIKEMDIVVVFWGNSYAAVKLFGRSETDANILVFHSANIMVPPIILHKDKCEYFKVVLIKKV; encoded by the coding sequence ATGAATTGGAAAGATTTTATTGTAGAGTTAGAAAATGGTCTCTTTGGCGAGAGATTCAGCGATGCCGAATTAGCAAATAAGATTGGTGTCGATAGAGTTACGATCTGGCAAATACGTAATGGGAAGAAGCAATATATCCAACAAAATACTAAAGGCAAATTTGAAAAAGCATTTAGTATTCGGATCAACGATGATGATTTTGAAAATCTTCAGATCATACAACGAACCGATTTGCCTTCTAACCATGAACTAACTTCGACCAAAAGTCGTATTGAGGTAAGAGGTAACTACCTTCTGGGAGCTGTCTCTGCCGGTCGAGCTCAACTGCTGGATTATGAAGATAAGGCAATAGAGGATATTGATTACCCAATTGACACTTGCTTCTGGTACAGTATTGATAAGCAAAATGGTGATAGCATGTATCCCCTTCTTTGTGAGAATGACAAGGTGCTAATTGACAGAAATCTATCAAAACGATCAATTAAAGAAATGGACATAGTGGTTGTTTTTTGGGGAAATAGTTATGCAGCAGTCAAACTATTTGGACGATCTGAAACTGATGCAAATATCTTGGTTTTTCATTCTGCAAATATTATGGTCCCTCCAATTATTCTTCATAAAGACAAATGTGAGTATTTTAAGGTAGTACTAATTAAAAAAGTTTGA
- a CDS encoding helix-turn-helix domain-containing protein has product MKTKFEPIEKQLLTMEEAANLLKVSRNTFMKRFVETKEIRVVFLDEHQDHFLFWIRDIEDLISKKAKYWTPEAARIWIKRHKTILQDDPEPAGM; this is encoded by the coding sequence ATGAAAACAAAATTTGAACCAATCGAGAAACAACTCCTCACTATGGAGGAAGCAGCAAATCTATTAAAAGTTTCCCGCAATACCTTTATGAAAAGGTTTGTAGAGACAAAAGAGATAAGAGTTGTATTCTTAGACGAACATCAGGATCACTTCCTTTTTTGGATCCGTGACATAGAAGACCTGATTAGCAAAAAAGCGAAGTACTGGACTCCAGAGGCTGCGAGGATATGGATCAAGAGGCATAAAACAATTTTACAAGATGATCCTGAGCCAGCCGGAATGTAG
- a CDS encoding DUF4373 domain-containing protein, whose translation MHTKTGLSYFPFDIDFFQDDKIQLISAEFQTRGEIVIIRLLCKIYQHGYYYKCTDDEIALLARSIGDGSRASDVREIILAAIKRRIFDQSLFENYQILTSAGIQKRYVEAISRRKIVEMKSDYLLINFRTNKPQNIRIVDDILDENANIESDSSDEDVNILIENVDTMNTDCKHSIDSNTENDNILKQSKVKESKVKESRVKHTGGDPPKPPGQPPKTNFNEKLLEIFAEEFEESREFPFPLTHKRRDSQHMNNIYRQYMVLKKSRGETPNTEQVYDEMRILFRESMNLTSDNWIYDNLSPSILDSKFSVILTKIKEQGNGKRTKKQVSSERTTEIVNHHFPE comes from the coding sequence ATGCACACAAAAACAGGACTTAGCTACTTCCCATTTGACATTGATTTCTTTCAGGACGATAAAATACAACTAATCAGTGCTGAGTTTCAAACCAGAGGTGAGATAGTTATTATTCGATTGCTTTGTAAGATATATCAGCATGGTTATTACTACAAATGTACTGATGATGAGATAGCATTATTAGCTCGGAGTATCGGTGACGGAAGCAGAGCAAGCGATGTGAGAGAGATCATTTTGGCAGCGATTAAGCGTCGAATATTTGATCAATCTTTGTTCGAAAATTATCAGATTCTTACGAGTGCCGGCATCCAAAAAAGGTATGTGGAAGCCATCAGCAGAAGGAAGATTGTTGAGATGAAATCAGATTATTTACTCATAAATTTTCGAACAAATAAACCTCAAAATATCAGAATTGTTGATGACATTTTAGATGAAAATGCAAACATTGAAAGTGATTCAAGTGATGAAGATGTTAACATTTTAATTGAAAATGTTGACACGATGAATACAGACTGTAAACATTCAATTGACTCAAACACTGAAAATGATAACATTTTAAAACAAAGTAAAGTAAAGGAAAGTAAAGTAAAGGAAAGTAGAGTAAAGCATACTGGGGGAGATCCCCCAAAACCCCCGGGACAACCCCCAAAAACTAATTTCAACGAGAAACTTCTTGAGATATTCGCTGAAGAATTCGAAGAGAGCAGAGAGTTCCCATTTCCTCTGACTCACAAAAGACGAGATTCCCAACACATGAACAACATCTACCGGCAATACATGGTCCTGAAAAAAAGCCGGGGAGAGACCCCAAACACAGAACAGGTTTACGATGAAATGAGAATTCTATTTCGTGAAAGTATGAACCTGACGAGCGACAATTGGATTTACGACAACTTGAGTCCGTCAATCCTCGACAGTAAATTTTCAGTAATTTTAACCAAAATCAAAGAGCAAGGCAATGGAAAACGAACAAAAAAACAAGTTAGTTCAGAGCGAACCACAGAAATCGTTAATCATCACTTCCCGGAATGA
- the tadA gene encoding tRNA adenosine(34) deaminase TadA, with protein MIFSEDDYRFMYAALQEASLALEEEEVPVGCVVVHDNRIIGRGYNQNIKLNDPTAHAEMIAITAASNHLHSSRLNECTLYCTLEPCLMCTGAIIHSRIKKLIFAAFDPKAGCCGSVCNHAGDGRFNHKVEVYSGLMETESLFLLKNFFEKLRN; from the coding sequence ATGATATTCTCAGAAGATGACTACAGGTTTATGTATGCAGCACTTCAGGAAGCTTCTCTCGCCCTCGAAGAGGAAGAGGTACCGGTTGGCTGTGTGGTTGTACACGACAACCGTATCATCGGGAGAGGTTACAATCAGAACATAAAGTTGAATGATCCTACTGCTCATGCTGAAATGATCGCTATTACTGCAGCGTCAAATCATCTTCACTCATCCAGATTGAATGAATGTACACTTTATTGCACTCTGGAGCCATGTTTGATGTGCACCGGTGCGATCATTCATTCCAGAATAAAAAAACTGATTTTTGCGGCATTTGATCCAAAAGCAGGTTGCTGTGGTTCAGTATGCAATCATGCCGGTGATGGCAGGTTCAATCACAAGGTCGAGGTTTACTCCGGGTTAATGGAGACAGAGAGTTTGTTTTTGCTCAAGAACTTTTTTGAAAAGTTAAGAAATTAA
- a CDS encoding RusA family crossover junction endodeoxyribonuclease: protein MIETYRFFIPGDAIPKQGDKSHLMKNKAGGAFIHHYQPKKIVNEVKSIKTFIYSQLPTGFQLIDTPFVYSLMFIFTPLRGMPKYALEDIRMGKLLIKDTKPDLDNLEKMVMDAAEGLVFTNDSRAYRCVDKAKAYGSKPGIFFKVETNRVDVKYDYINLRLPWLLSEFGVY, encoded by the coding sequence ATGATTGAAACATATAGATTTTTTATTCCCGGAGATGCCATCCCTAAACAAGGTGATAAAAGCCATCTTATGAAGAACAAAGCCGGAGGAGCCTTTATCCATCATTATCAACCCAAGAAGATTGTAAATGAAGTTAAGAGCATTAAGACATTTATTTATAGCCAATTACCGACAGGATTTCAACTAATAGATACACCATTTGTTTACAGTCTGATGTTTATTTTCACACCTTTAAGAGGTATGCCAAAATATGCACTTGAAGATATCCGGATGGGTAAACTCTTGATAAAAGATACAAAACCAGACCTGGATAATCTTGAGAAAATGGTGATGGATGCTGCTGAAGGACTTGTATTCACCAACGATAGCAGAGCTTATCGCTGTGTGGATAAAGCAAAGGCATACGGAAGCAAACCTGGGATATTTTTTAAGGTTGAGACCAATCGTGTAGATGTTAAATATGACTACATCAATCTCAGATTACCGTGGCTTCTATCTGAATTTGGAGTGTATTAA
- the pdxA gene encoding 4-hydroxythreonine-4-phosphate dehydrogenase PdxA: MTGVISCGDINGIGPEITLKAIDKLLQVKDINYKIVIPGNVFSQAVELTKIDLSGKPNVEIVDIGTFELSKGEPTADSGEASYRALEKAFEIVSKDDTAFLVTAPISKYAFSLAGVDFPGHTELLAEWDNSTGFVMTFLSNQLKCALATIHIPLSKVSRDLTTEKLRMCLETISNSLRYDFSIHQPRIAVLGLNPHAGENGLLGSEENDTIIPLLREFSGTVEGPFPADAFFARKQYLNFDIFVALYHDQGLIPFKLLTAGSGVNFTAGLNIIRTSPDHGTAHDIAWQNKADFSSMIEAIDWGHRISTNRRFIYGK; the protein is encoded by the coding sequence ATGACGGGAGTAATATCCTGTGGTGACATCAATGGCATCGGTCCGGAAATTACCCTGAAGGCGATTGATAAACTTCTTCAGGTAAAGGATATTAACTATAAAATTGTTATACCCGGAAATGTATTTTCACAGGCTGTTGAACTGACAAAAATAGACCTGTCAGGGAAACCGAATGTGGAGATTGTGGATATCGGAACCTTTGAACTTAGCAAAGGGGAACCGACTGCCGACTCCGGCGAAGCATCATACCGCGCACTCGAAAAAGCATTTGAGATCGTTTCAAAGGACGATACAGCATTTCTTGTAACTGCTCCCATTTCCAAGTATGCATTCAGTCTGGCGGGCGTCGATTTTCCGGGTCATACCGAATTACTGGCTGAATGGGATAATTCCACCGGCTTTGTTATGACTTTTTTGTCGAATCAATTAAAGTGTGCTCTCGCTACCATTCACATCCCGCTTTCAAAAGTCAGCAGGGATCTGACAACTGAGAAACTAAGAATGTGTCTCGAGACAATCAGCAATTCTCTCAGATATGATTTCAGCATCCATCAACCCAGGATTGCGGTACTTGGCTTGAATCCCCACGCCGGGGAAAACGGGCTTTTAGGAAGTGAAGAGAACGACACGATTATTCCTCTCTTGAGGGAGTTTTCCGGTACTGTGGAAGGTCCATTTCCGGCGGATGCTTTTTTTGCACGAAAGCAATATCTTAACTTCGATATATTTGTAGCGCTCTACCACGATCAGGGGCTTATCCCGTTTAAACTGCTTACCGCCGGATCAGGTGTAAATTTTACTGCCGGATTAAACATTATACGGACATCGCCCGACCACGGCACCGCACATGATATCGCATGGCAAAACAAAGCTGATTTCAGCTCCATGATTGAAGCTATAGACTGGGGACACAGGATATCCACCAACCGCCGTTTCATCTATGGGAAGTGA
- a CDS encoding STAS-like domain-containing protein: protein MEKIVFRIAKEFSESPGPRYIREGINSGELFRTTIFSPLVKKCIEDGVKILVDLDGTYGYGTSFLEETFGGLIRNDKFRLDELNSLFEFKSEEEPYLIDEIKQYMEDEWQKQKGQKN from the coding sequence ATGGAAAAGATAGTATTCAGAATAGCTAAAGAGTTTAGTGAGAGTCCCGGACCAAGATACATCAGGGAGGGGATCAATTCAGGTGAATTATTTCGTACCACCATTTTTTCACCTTTGGTTAAAAAATGTATCGAAGATGGTGTTAAAATTTTAGTCGACCTCGACGGAACATATGGATATGGTACATCGTTCTTGGAAGAGACTTTTGGTGGACTTATCAGAAATGACAAATTTAGGTTGGATGAGCTCAATAGTCTTTTTGAGTTTAAGTCGGAAGAGGAGCCTTATCTGATTGATGAAATTAAACAGTATATGGAGGATGAATGGCAAAAACAAAAAGGGCAAAAAAATTAA